In Zingiber officinale cultivar Zhangliang chromosome 6A, Zo_v1.1, whole genome shotgun sequence, a single genomic region encodes these proteins:
- the LOC121996932 gene encoding uncharacterized protein LOC121996932, producing the protein MGTEPNANKIPKVVKLDKALKLAETWVNSMTTSASDEPSEVESEGRPSRLGLGAKLTPKAKVAVSVDQAARRLLGKLNSKKKLTSENVENIPVKENVLSEEDEPESRTRAFVKKRSIPSPATLQSTKKRR; encoded by the exons ATGGGTACTGAACCAAATGCCAACAAGATACCAAAAGTGGTGAAACTTGACAAGGCTCTGAAATTG GCTGAAACATGGGTTAATAGTATGACCACATCAGCAAGCGATGAACCGAGCGAAGTAGAATCTGAGGGTCGaccttcaag GTTGGGTCTGGGAGCTAAACTCACACCAAAAGCTAAAGTTGCAGTTTCAGTCGATCAAGCGGCAAGAAGATTGCTTGGGAAGTTGAACTCTAAGAAGAAATTGACTTCAGAAAATGTAGAGAACATCCCGGTTAAAGAGAACGTGTTGAGTGAGGAGGATGAACCAGAGAGCAGGACAAGAGCTTTTGTGAAGAAAAGATCAATACCATCACCAGCAACTTTACAGTCtaccaagaagagaagatga
- the LOC121996929 gene encoding iron-sulfur cluster assembly protein 1-like codes for MLGAAGRRILGFGLGKRAPASASATAWRGYHERVVDHYDNPRNVGSFDKNDPSVGTGLVGAPACGDVMKLQIKVDDTTGKIVDACFKTFGCGSAIASSSVATEWVKGKQMEEVLSIKNTDIAKHLSLPPVKLHCSMLAEDAIKAAVKDYEAKKVKSTGKTEAVQTDKVANA; via the exons ATGTTAGGGGCTGCGGGAAGGCGGATTCTAGGATTTGGGTTGGGAAAACGGGCGCCGGCGTCGGCGTCGGCGACGGCGTGGCGGGGATACCACGAGAGGGTGGTGGACCACTACGATAACCCTAGGAACGTCGGATCCTTCGACAAGAACGATCCGTCGGTGGGGACGGGTCTTGTCGGCGCGCCGGCGTGCGGCGATGTGATGAAGCTGCAGATCAAGGTCGACGATACTACCGGAAAGATTGTTGATGCCTGCTTCAAGACATTTGGTTGTGGCTCGGCCATCGCGTCATCTTCTGTCG CTACAGAATGGGTGAAGGGAAAGCAAATGGAGGAAGTGTTATCCATAAAAAATAC CGATATTGCCAAGCACCTTTCACTTCCCCCGGTGAAGCTTCACTGCAGCATGCTTGCAGAAGATGCAATCAAAGCGGCCGTGAAAGACTATGAAGCAAAGAAAGTCAAATCTACTGGTAAGACCGAGGCAGTGCAAACTGACAAGGTTGCAAATGCCTAA